In a genomic window of Kluyveromyces marxianus DMKU3-1042 DNA, complete genome, chromosome 7:
- the FYV7 gene encoding Fyv7p, with translation MTKVEKKKFTKEYRLKEIQKNLTKKARLKKGYLKVLKEEGYAVPEKPQAEKHDRASVHEKKELNKKKVKEQKEEHKLRKRSAKEKERAFREQEIERIKLAKQKQQQREDRAKRLLKKTRRGQPIMGPKINDLLDKIKNDDTYTG, from the coding sequence ATGACCAAGgtagagaagaagaagttcacCAAAGAATATAGGCTAAAGGAAATTCAGAAGAATTTAACAAAGAAGGCTAGGTTAAAGAAAGGATACTTAAAAGTACTAAAGGAAGAAGGATATGCTGTTCCCGAAAAGCCTCAAGCTGAAAAACATGATAGAGCGTCTGTGcatgaaaagaaggaactcaataagaaaaaagtaaaggagcaaaaagaagaacataAGCTAAGAAAGCGTTCTGCAaaggagaaagagagagcTTTTAGAGAGCAAGAGATCGAACGAATTAAGCTTGCGAAACAAAAACAGCAGCAAAGAGAGGACAGAGCAAAACGACTACTGAAGAAAACTAGACGAGGGCAACCTATTATGGGACCTAAAATCAACGATCTCCTTGATAAAATCAAGAATGATGACACATACACGGGGTAA